One region of Sulfurisphaera ohwakuensis genomic DNA includes:
- a CDS encoding triphosphoribosyl-dephospho-CoA synthase has translation MLKATLEEYCDSISYILSKASIDEALINKPGNASRVKDITSVNFSDILYSALLMKRYYKEACKRKFDKKYESLYDLLYYAIVKSKELNINFSIFGTSMQLLPIAYSSSYSLSDTLLKASQVILSLNNKDSYFFSLALRELNLSYLGKMEVMDYRELEKYTLYDIFLKSSEIDSAVRNMVLNYRYSLEVIEEIKNKGLEEGVLYSFIKILCEVPDGLILRKYGAYTAIRVSQLACSILKNYSLKRIKDFDDFLVKNRYNPGSTADIIATGIGLYYLDEWYKKNSLGYTSTLQRGCDRFS, from the coding sequence ATGTTAAAGGCTACATTAGAAGAATATTGTGATAGCATAAGTTATATTTTATCTAAGGCTTCTATTGATGAGGCTTTAATAAATAAGCCTGGTAATGCTTCTAGAGTTAAAGATATTACCTCTGTAAATTTTTCTGATATACTTTATTCAGCTTTACTAATGAAGAGGTATTACAAAGAAGCTTGCAAGAGAAAGTTTGATAAAAAATATGAAAGTCTTTATGATCTACTTTACTATGCTATAGTTAAAAGTAAAGAACTTAATATAAATTTCTCTATTTTTGGTACTTCAATGCAATTATTACCAATTGCTTATTCTTCTTCTTACTCATTAAGCGACACTTTACTCAAAGCTTCACAAGTTATACTTTCTTTAAATAATAAAGACTCATATTTTTTCTCTCTAGCATTACGAGAACTGAATTTATCATACTTGGGAAAGATGGAAGTTATGGATTACAGAGAATTAGAGAAGTATACATTATATGATATTTTTTTGAAATCTTCTGAAATAGATAGTGCTGTAAGAAATATGGTTTTAAATTATAGATATTCTTTAGAAGTTATAGAGGAGATTAAAAACAAGGGATTAGAGGAAGGAGTTCTATATAGTTTTATAAAAATATTATGTGAAGTTCCAGATGGTCTAATTTTAAGAAAATACGGAGCTTATACTGCTATACGTGTCTCACAACTTGCATGTTCTATCCTTAAAAATTATTCTTTGAAGAGAATAAAGGACTTTGATGATTTTTTAGTTAAAAATAGATATAATCCCGGGTCAACGGCAGATATTATAGCTACTGGTATTGGTTTATATTATCTTGATGAATGGTATAAGAAAAATAGCCTTGGTTACACAAGTACCTTGCAGAGAGGATGTGATAGATTTTCTTAA
- a CDS encoding nucleotidyltransferase, with amino-acid sequence MGRDYFLDKDLIISKDNNIYVVYSNINPFGYIYAYLKYIYTGKGIWKGYERVLRYYGVHNLLKVNQEYIYEPCYDVSFPILRKSMIVKHLKPEEKMRKIIRKSENKLESLALEIYDYVNIKNIGITGSLLAGISHENSDIDFVIYGIKDTIDFLESFQGFDEDKDWISETIKNYDISLNLAKDLYDRRVRGMYKGIKYSFLFVNDKVEKYCNIVCKRIGEGEIIANIDDKFNSLFYPSVVTLSNVSIIKGSSAPQLLVSYEGIYSMLLYKSNRVYVKGMLMRCEDGEVKMIIGDRDVKGYIRRIL; translated from the coding sequence ATGGGAAGAGATTATTTCCTTGATAAAGACTTAATAATTAGTAAAGACAATAATATTTACGTTGTTTACTCTAATATTAACCCTTTCGGTTATATATATGCCTATTTAAAATATATATACACTGGAAAAGGAATTTGGAAAGGGTATGAAAGAGTATTAAGATATTATGGTGTTCATAATCTACTCAAAGTTAATCAGGAGTATATATATGAGCCTTGTTATGATGTGTCTTTTCCTATATTACGAAAGTCTATGATAGTAAAGCACTTAAAACCCGAGGAAAAAATGAGAAAAATAATTAGAAAAAGTGAAAATAAATTAGAAAGTTTAGCCTTGGAAATTTATGACTACGTGAACATTAAGAATATTGGAATTACTGGAAGTTTATTAGCTGGAATTTCGCATGAAAATTCTGATATTGATTTTGTGATTTATGGCATTAAAGATACTATTGATTTTCTTGAATCATTTCAAGGCTTTGATGAAGATAAAGATTGGATATCGGAAACTATTAAGAACTATGATATCTCCTTAAATCTTGCTAAGGATCTGTATGATAGAAGAGTTAGGGGAATGTATAAGGGTATTAAATATTCCTTTCTTTTTGTGAACGATAAAGTCGAAAAATATTGTAATATTGTATGTAAAAGAATCGGAGAAGGAGAGATTATTGCTAATATTGATGATAAATTTAATTCGCTTTTCTATCCTTCTGTGGTTACTTTGTCAAATGTCTCTATAATAAAAGGTAGTTCTGCTCCTCAACTTCTAGTCTCATATGAAGGTATATATTCTATGCTTTTGTATAAGTCCAATAGAGTATACGTCAAAGGTATGCTTATGAGATGTGAGGATGGTGAAGTAAAAATGATAATAGGTGATAGAGATGTTAAAGGCTACATTAGAAGAATATTGTGA
- a CDS encoding DUF1464 family protein, whose amino-acid sequence MKFIGIDPGSNTFAIAEVSELGILLSYKEVPTSLIPHYAFSLVREIVRTRPLLIAVPSGHGLPFYKVNKITEREIFLLSLADPKKEGPLRNFLRSSMWLNNAFVLPSVIELDSVPIYRKINVIDMGTADKVASAFFYRTLYDSFVLVEVGSNFSAVIIVVNGRIIDGFGGTIIPGPTSAGFIDGEVAYLLHKYAKITKDVIYSSGNWEKGKELIRMIAEWYSTKFDIPIIVSGKRKYELDFGKKFEFKFKEAAVGSAYIANAVGGGIYRKYLDMLKSSNTAISYVRLKGWEEIISLIKT is encoded by the coding sequence ATGAAGTTTATCGGAATAGATCCAGGTAGTAATACATTTGCTATTGCCGAAGTAAGTGAATTAGGTATTTTGCTATCATATAAAGAAGTTCCCACATCTTTAATTCCTCATTATGCTTTCTCGTTAGTTAGGGAAATAGTGAGAACTAGACCATTATTAATAGCGGTTCCTTCTGGACACGGTTTACCCTTCTATAAAGTAAATAAGATAACAGAAAGGGAAATTTTTCTTTTATCATTAGCTGATCCTAAAAAAGAAGGACCCTTAAGGAATTTTTTAAGGAGTTCTATGTGGTTAAACAATGCATTTGTACTTCCAAGTGTTATAGAGCTTGATAGTGTTCCAATATACAGAAAAATTAACGTAATAGACATGGGTACTGCAGACAAAGTAGCTTCAGCATTTTTCTATAGGACTTTATATGACAGTTTTGTTTTAGTAGAAGTAGGAAGTAACTTTTCTGCTGTTATTATTGTTGTCAATGGTAGAATTATTGATGGGTTTGGTGGTACCATTATACCTGGTCCTACTTCTGCTGGTTTCATAGATGGTGAGGTTGCTTATCTTTTACACAAATATGCTAAGATAACTAAGGATGTAATATATAGTAGTGGTAATTGGGAAAAAGGAAAAGAGTTAATTAGAATGATAGCTGAATGGTACTCTACTAAGTTCGACATTCCGATTATTGTTTCTGGGAAAAGAAAATATGAGTTAGATTTTGGTAAGAAGTTTGAATTTAAGTTTAAGGAAGCTGCTGTGGGCTCAGCATATATTGCTAATGCTGTTGGTGGTGGTATTTATAGGAAATACTTAGATATGTTAAAAAGCTCTAATACAGCAATATCATATGTGAGATTAAAGGGATGGGAAGAGATTATTTCCTTGATAAAGACTTAA